In the Styela clava chromosome 8, kaStyClav1.hap1.2, whole genome shotgun sequence genome, one interval contains:
- the LOC120345632 gene encoding NIPA-like protein 2 isoform X1: MRLLAHKQFLLNNEHEIATLAANVMNSTAYSTGNDSTYGNYSLFNDTSNHTTNITNEEIVQSKRQAIGVALAVSGNIMISLALSVQKYAHNRLGDEGKYCLDKWWWLGMVMMGLGEFGNFMAYGYAPASLVAPLGSVAVLSNVFIAFIFLRETVTPHSIVGVSLVIIGSIFLISFSAFSQPQLDVPTIYEYLKAWSFLLYIGIEIVALGILFYIYFYKNVEHLLILLLFVAIFASVTVISAKAVSTLLSETIRSGVKYIANPVFWIMLFLLPVTTAIQIRFLNRAMQLYNVSDVVPVNFIFFTVSAILAGSIFYQEFYGVPFLRVFMFLFGCLLSFIGVYIISHKGKTLPKCSCWCGKEEDTANIIENKDKDDDTQLSDIEIEDENDLKIPESAETSSSNNHGDFRLIARLANFLKQTETISRVQPKSND; the protein is encoded by the exons GGCACATAAACAATTCCTATTGAATAACGAGCATGAGATTGCAACCCTTGcagccaacgttatgaatagtACAGCATATTCAACTGGCAATGACAGCACTTATGGAAATTATAGCTTGTTCAACGACACTTCCAATCATACTACAAACATTACAAATGAAGAAATTGTGCAATCTAAGAGACAGGCGATAGGAGTTGCTTTAGCTGTGTCCGGAAATATCATGATTAGTTTGGCACTAAGTGTACAAAAATATGCTCACAACAG ACTTGGTGACGAGGGAAAATACTGCTTGGACAAATGGTGGTGGTTAGGAATGGTAATGATGGGATTAGGAGAGTTTGGGAATTTCATGGCATATGGATATGCTCCTGCTTCTTTGGTTGCACCTCTTGGAAGTGTGGCGGTTTTGTCTAATGTTTTCATAGCTTTTATTTTTCTACGTGAAACTGTCACACCACACAGCATTGTAGGAGTCAGTTTAGTCATA ATTGGATCTATATTTCTCATCAGTTTTTCAGCATTCAGTCAGCCTCAATTAGATGTACCAACAATATACGAATATCTGAAAGCATGGAgctttttattatatattggaATTGAAATTGTTGCTTtaggaattttattttatatata TTTCTACAAGAATGTTGAACATTTGTTAATTCTTCTACTCTTCGTCGCTATTTTTGCGTCAGTCACTGTCATTTCAGCAAAAGCGGTGTCGACTTTACTATCAGAAACCATACGCAGTGGTGTCAAATATATTGCGAATCCTGTGTTCTGGATCATGCTATTTCTACTACCAGTCACAACAGCAATACAAATTCGTTTTTTGAATAGG GCAATGCAGCTGTACAATGTTTCTGATGTTGTGCCGGTCAACTTTATATTCTTTACTGTGAGTGCGATATTGGCTGGATCTATATTTTATCAAGAATTTTACGGAGTTCCTTTTCTACGTGTATTCATGTTCTTATTTGGATGTTTGTTGTCGTTTATTGGAGTATACATTATTTCTCATAA AGGTAAAACACTTCCCAAGTGCAGTTGCTGGTGCGGAAAAGAAGAAGACACAGCTAAcattattgaaaacaaagataaaGATGACGACACCCAGTTGAGTGATATAGAAATTGAAGACGAAAACGATTTAAAAATACCTGAATCGGCTGAAACTTCATCGAGCAATAATCACGGCGATTTTAGACTTATTGCCAGACTAGCAAATTTTCTGAAACAGACTGAAACCATTTCAAGAGTGCAACCAAAATCGAATGATTAA
- the LOC120345632 gene encoding NIPA-like protein 2 isoform X2: MNSTAYSTGNDSTYGNYSLFNDTSNHTTNITNEEIVQSKRQAIGVALAVSGNIMISLALSVQKYAHNRLGDEGKYCLDKWWWLGMVMMGLGEFGNFMAYGYAPASLVAPLGSVAVLSNVFIAFIFLRETVTPHSIVGVSLVIIGSIFLISFSAFSQPQLDVPTIYEYLKAWSFLLYIGIEIVALGILFYIYFYKNVEHLLILLLFVAIFASVTVISAKAVSTLLSETIRSGVKYIANPVFWIMLFLLPVTTAIQIRFLNRAMQLYNVSDVVPVNFIFFTVSAILAGSIFYQEFYGVPFLRVFMFLFGCLLSFIGVYIISHKGKTLPKCSCWCGKEEDTANIIENKDKDDDTQLSDIEIEDENDLKIPESAETSSSNNHGDFRLIARLANFLKQTETISRVQPKSND, translated from the exons atgaatagtACAGCATATTCAACTGGCAATGACAGCACTTATGGAAATTATAGCTTGTTCAACGACACTTCCAATCATACTACAAACATTACAAATGAAGAAATTGTGCAATCTAAGAGACAGGCGATAGGAGTTGCTTTAGCTGTGTCCGGAAATATCATGATTAGTTTGGCACTAAGTGTACAAAAATATGCTCACAACAG ACTTGGTGACGAGGGAAAATACTGCTTGGACAAATGGTGGTGGTTAGGAATGGTAATGATGGGATTAGGAGAGTTTGGGAATTTCATGGCATATGGATATGCTCCTGCTTCTTTGGTTGCACCTCTTGGAAGTGTGGCGGTTTTGTCTAATGTTTTCATAGCTTTTATTTTTCTACGTGAAACTGTCACACCACACAGCATTGTAGGAGTCAGTTTAGTCATA ATTGGATCTATATTTCTCATCAGTTTTTCAGCATTCAGTCAGCCTCAATTAGATGTACCAACAATATACGAATATCTGAAAGCATGGAgctttttattatatattggaATTGAAATTGTTGCTTtaggaattttattttatatata TTTCTACAAGAATGTTGAACATTTGTTAATTCTTCTACTCTTCGTCGCTATTTTTGCGTCAGTCACTGTCATTTCAGCAAAAGCGGTGTCGACTTTACTATCAGAAACCATACGCAGTGGTGTCAAATATATTGCGAATCCTGTGTTCTGGATCATGCTATTTCTACTACCAGTCACAACAGCAATACAAATTCGTTTTTTGAATAGG GCAATGCAGCTGTACAATGTTTCTGATGTTGTGCCGGTCAACTTTATATTCTTTACTGTGAGTGCGATATTGGCTGGATCTATATTTTATCAAGAATTTTACGGAGTTCCTTTTCTACGTGTATTCATGTTCTTATTTGGATGTTTGTTGTCGTTTATTGGAGTATACATTATTTCTCATAA AGGTAAAACACTTCCCAAGTGCAGTTGCTGGTGCGGAAAAGAAGAAGACACAGCTAAcattattgaaaacaaagataaaGATGACGACACCCAGTTGAGTGATATAGAAATTGAAGACGAAAACGATTTAAAAATACCTGAATCGGCTGAAACTTCATCGAGCAATAATCACGGCGATTTTAGACTTATTGCCAGACTAGCAAATTTTCTGAAACAGACTGAAACCATTTCAAGAGTGCAACCAAAATCGAATGATTAA